In Gossypium hirsutum isolate 1008001.06 chromosome A10, Gossypium_hirsutum_v2.1, whole genome shotgun sequence, the DNA window AAGTGTGACAATACTAGTGTTATTTGTCTCACTAAAGATCCCATCCAACTTTCTAGGACTAAACACATTGAAATAAGACATCATTTAATTAGAGATCATGTCCAAATAGGTAATATTGTTCTAGAGTATGTAGACACTTTGCATCAATTagctaacatttttacaaaactaTTAGATAAAGAAAAATTTTGGACACTTAAGAAAGAACTAGGTATCACTACCTTGTCTTGATTTTGTGTTCACATAAATTTATGCACTTAgttgttttcaaaatattttatgacttaattttttttgaaaaagcatGAACAAATCATTTCAATGGCTCTCATATGAAATTAGCTAGGGGGAGTTGATATTGTATGACTAGtctatttttgatttatttggcTTACTTTACATGATTGTTGAATGCCTTTGAATATGCTCAACTAGACTTTGCTAGATGTTAATATTCAATTTTTGCATgccttataattttttatgtttcatATGCATCATACTTAAATTTGACATATTTAAGCATATGAAATCATTAGAATTTGCTAAAAAGTCATTCTAAGTTAATTTAAAATGTATTAGAACTTAAAATTCAAGTTGCAGGCTGGGTTTTAAAGATTCTTGCAATATTTTTTCAAACAGATTAAGAAAACCCctaatttttccccttttttaaaaCCTCTCGACCCTACCATCCAAAATCTTCAatttcttcactttttctttaaaatattaacacaaaacaACCAACATTACCACTTTATATAAGGATTCAACAAGTTTGCTtccaattttcatcattttcaagcAATTTTGAggtaaaatttaattttcttatttctaatttttgttaatttattggTTGAAAATTGTGTTTTGGGGTTGATTTAGAAGTTGGGAAAAACGAGTTTGAAAAATgcagcggaaaataaatttagggaaaatgagttttaatttttttccaaaacattatcttggttgtgatatctaaggtaataaacacttaatcaaaattgtatcttttcaattcgtctaggatgagcgcttcgaccgagtagtcttctccgctatcctcaagcttagtctgccgagtgtgggcttgttttgaatcagaaaatttttcacaaaaattactaatggggtaattttgtaatttctctaatcTTTTGGGTTAAgatgtaaattagaaaaatatctctaaaaattttctgaaataatctcttcagagaattttctctctacaatttTCTCTTGGACCCAAGCGTGTTAAAAATAATTACCTAAGGCTCTTTTTATATAGGAAGAGtctagagagttcaactataattaaacttactctttttaatattagattaaatttaaaataacatttaattaaaataacagaatatttatctacaagataaacattaaattaaatttaatattaaaataatcactttaatattaaattaataaaatactattaagataagtatttaatttaatttaatattaaactattaaaataatattatttttgaaatagttaatctgaaatcaaattttcTGGTAGAGTcttagtaggagtgtaactcttccagtACTCAACCACCAAAGACCAATCGTCGTCGGCCACCGGGACGCCGCTGTCGACACCGCCCACCCTTACGGCATCTCGAGCTGGTTCAGTCCAAGTCAGTGACAACCTGACCTATTCAGTCTAGCCACGAGTTGGACTGTCAACTCGATTTTACATTTCGGTACCAGTTCAACTAGTTTTTGGGTATTCATCTCAGTTTTGGGCTCCCGGACCCAATTTACGATTTTAAGTCTAGTTCTCACGTTCAATTACTCATTGGGccaaattaatttccaaaaatatcatattaattttaattaatttgattaatttaattttacttgatcagaattaaattttccaaaaatcacttagattttccaaattaatttttcaagaaaattttttaatcaaattctctaattgaacaattctcacgaccgcCTAAtgtaattccacatcgaataaatcgattcaattaaattatttctaaagtcatagaattttcttctaatttaaaTGCAGtttgatcgagcttttgttgagctagcggaggaaccaatcagacatatacaattaggctctagtaattgcaattatgtccagaagtatTGTTTCGGTAATTTgaaattacttaatcatggaatcAATCCAcaaaaagtaccatgattgaaaactccttgttgtatactttttacggaagcaattcatccaactgttttgtccaatgacctcttCATGtttgttaccctcataagatatccttgttcctttgagttaaatccgttcactcaatacaatcctattttatctcattgtcactattgtgtcttcttaatgattaatatgatcactgctAACAAATGATTGTAATAAATTGATTGTTTAGGAACAAGCAACTCgtggccacattccatatttatcaatctacacaatgccaatgagaggatatcattaactctttaattgagctatgaattctactGTTACTAGTAAAGctatgccatacacaagtcatgtaccaaACATACCGGATatgggctcaatcatctttagagcataagcctccacttatatcaaagtacatgagttgcatacgcgtAGTCAGtaactaacttaggatttaggtaaatcacaccatgaacatcacaagtgaattaattcacaaacggattcaaaattaattcatcttggatccagtccaatgtatcattctattAATGAATACATCTCTGTCTCTACCTGCAAAGTCAACTGCTctaatagccaagactagccatcttctcaattggaattgtaaacgacataataatttttcttagtatttaaataaaatgttcactttgattcttttacaggattacagactcatttagattatctactaaagtaagttgtctttcttgcaatgtaaacgttcttacaatgccacttatcttcagtttgaacttagacaatcaataagctaatatttgtttgtcacaatttcactatgcatgcaaaatataaaagacaaaaatacaaaaaacacaatagtgaaatgtgaaattaactttatttatttactcatcattcaaataaatagaaaacaattacatgtttactacaatatgagcacATTTCTCAATATTGGAACATATGCATTGTATTTTCTTACAGGAGGTTGCCTAAACTTAGTCAAAATCTTAAAACTTTTCTTTAAACCCTTTGCCTACAAGGTGTTTGATAAAATTCTccaactaaaatttttagtgcAAATAGTGTCTTCTTTAGTTAATTAGAGTGACTATCAAGAAACATCCTCGTTTTGGTCCTATGTCTTCAAATACGTTTAGCGGTAAAACCATTTCTTTCAATGATTACTTTACAGATGACAATGACTCTTACCATTTTGACCATTATTTTTCAAAACGCAAAGTTAATGTTTCATGGCACTTGATTCTTATTTCTTAGCCAAAATTAATTTTCGATTTCTTGAAACTTTGGCCGAATGGCATTAGATTGACTTTTTTAGAATTCATTCACTAAGGTATACTAATCTTGTTCAAGCATTTTATTTGAGTGCTAGATTCGAACATGATTAAATGGGTGAGACCATGGTTGTCATTAACTATTTTCTTATGAAAACTCTTATTCTTCTCATTTTGGAAGACTTTGgcaaatttttaaaacttcctcCCGGTGGTAAGTCAAATGAGAAAGGCACTTACAATCCAACCTTAAAGGTTCGATGCTCGTACACATCCGAGCTCAATGTCCATGATCGTGCTTTGCACCTCACATGGATATCGCATCAAATTTCAAAACATGTTGTCCTTGGATCTACCGATTATTAGTGGATTGATTGTTTTCATAGTAATAGGCGTCCTGATCTTGCTCTCATTTTGTTTAATGACATTACCAAGAACATTGGGAAGGAGCTCTCTAGCACTCTCACCTTGCCTTTTGGGATGTACTTATCTTGCACTTTTACATGCCTAAACATCCTAACCAATGTCGATCCTCCCTTGTCCATTAAACTTCAAACTATTAGCTTTGATTCTCTTCATTGTGCTAGATTTAAATTGGATCCTCTTATCGGCAATTGGATTAAAAGTGACCAACCCAATCCTCAATATGTTGATGATGAAGACGTTTAAAAATAGCATGACGATATTTCTCCTCAGAGCAAGCTCTTCTACCAGCTTCTTCATCCGCTCAACCATCTGCTCTGTCTCACTTTGATGACATGGCTGTTACCATCCTTAATGCTATTACTTCTTTGAGTGAGGAGTTTAGAGGATCTCGTACTCGAGTAGATGATGCACTCGATCAagttaataataatgttaatagtCTAAACTCTAGGATGTTTCAATTCCTTCCTCCTCCATCTCAAGAAGACTAGAgtgcatatatttttttttctctcatgcattttaatcattttcattGCACATTTACCTATCTTTATGTTAGAACATTCATGCTTATTTTGGTATCTTGTTTGTAGATACTTAAAGGTTTAATGTTAGTtctttgctttcacatttttcaattccTATTCTTGGACTAACAAAGTCTCTCTCTTAAGCTTTATTTGTTgatttttgatataacaaaaaaggggagaaaagaaaagaaaggtaaATTTAATTGGAATTTGGTTGATTATTTTTATGACTAATCTTTTAATGCCAACACCTAAGTGACCAGTTTTTCTCTCTTAGGTCtttatttcaaattaataaaatcaagTCATTGATTCAAATTGAACTTTAACAACAGGAGTAACAAATTCAAaaaacaaatttaccaaaatgtTTTGCTATATAAAAAAAGGGAGAGATTGTTAAgctagctttatttgataaaaattagaacattaaaaatttcagaatatacCTTAAACCCAAATTGCAACAAAATGTTAGTATACACAAAACCGTTTGTTTCTCACAAACTCAACTATGGCAAACCAAAACACAAACCCTAATTTACCTTTTTGAAGTTCGCACACCCAAAGAATTTTCTCCCTTTATTCTTTGGAGTATTTGCATTGCAAATTGGAGCCCTTAACCCGCAATGGCAGTACAAAACCATTTTTGAGCACTTGATTTTCTGTTTGCAGAAGAAGACATGGTAGAGACGTAAAGGAGATGGAAAACGAAAGAGAGCACAAAACCTTATTTGCGTCGCGAGCGAAGGAGATAAGAAACGAAGAAGGGAAAGGAGAAAATGAAAGAGAtggtcaaaaaagaaaagaaaaaacaaatggatgaacaaaagagagaaaaatgaaagaCATAGCAGTGGAAAGGAAAGAGATAGAAGAGAAAAAAGTTGAAGAAGAtagtgaagaaaaaaaatttaaaggaacaatattattaagtaataatatttaaaagaatttagttaaaaaaataaacacgAGTCAAAAGGGTCTTGGGAGTGTGACATGTGACGACGCGCGAGTGGTCAACGCTACCGCGTTAGCAAAATCTTAATGTTGTTATGCTCAGGTATTAAACTAATGGATGGAAAACAAATTCGAGTAccaaattaggacaaaaaaattcataaataccaATATgagataaatgaataaattcgggtactaattttatatttaatcctttaataaaaataaaataaaatttgtttatgattttttaaaatcccAGGGGTAGCTGATATAAAAatctagtttttataattttaaaagtatcAGAATCAAAATGCACtccattttataataattttatcgaacttttaagtttaatatttttttaattgtgaaagtgtaaataaaatggaaattcTGAAAAGAAAGTAAATCTTAAATGAACAGACATAAAAGATAAAAAGTACAACGTTTAAAGCTTCaatgtttaataatttttccTGTAAAAAACCTACCCTCAAAGATATTTAATTTTGCCCGCTCAAACACTCCTCAATTTCCCAAATTCAAAATCCAGTTCATCAAATCAATTTCTTGTTACCCAATTTTTCATTATTACCTTTCTATTTTCTGTCAATTTCCAGATCTACTTGAAAAACAAAGTCACTgttaaagaacttgaaaaacttTTTCATATTCTCACAACCAAATAGGAAACTAAGAAAAACCCAAAGCTTTAAATCCAATCAATTCAAACAATATTCTCTGTTTCCAAATGGCATCCTCTGATTCAAACCCTCCTCTTCCACTCGGTTCTGCTCCTTCACCTCCCGTACTTCCTTTTTCGCcttctcattttcttttaattttttgtttttggtttttcaaGTTACAGTTGAAGATTCTTTTTTACAAGTTTGGATTTGGTTAGAAATATTAATAAATCCTTTTACCCATTTTACAGAAAAAGGAGAATATCACTCCAGTGGGTTCAAAAATTGCAGTAAGTCTTGGGGTTTTTTCCCcctgtatttaaattattaattactttttttttctgttaTGAAAAACTTATTTGATTTGATTCATTTCGTATCTAATTTTTAACTTTGTTTGGGGCTTTAGGAATTGAATGAATCAAGGACTGAGCTACTGAATAGAATTCAAGGGTTGAAACAGGTAATTCtggaaaatgtttttttttcttttacatttccCCTTTATTTTGGGTTATATATATTCCAATTCTGAGTTGAAAAAGCTGTTAATGGTTTCCCCTATTAGGATCTGAAAAATTGGAGGTCAAAGCTGGACACCCAAGTTAAAATTTATCGAGATGTAAGTTCAGTATGTCTTGCTTTTTTATCTAAAATATTTCAGCCTTTCTGTTTATTCATGCTGAGATTGTCTGTTTCATGGCATGCTACTACTTAattatttaactgttgaaattgttGCTGAATCTTTTACTATGAAATGAAAGTTCATGTTAAGACAATGTATACATGGATGTTTGTTTCCCGAGAATatacttatatcatatatgtCTTTGCTGCTCATTGAAGTTTTGGATAGAGTTGCAAAAATGTTAGCAATGAGCTAACTGTAGTGACATTTAGAGGCTTCAGGATATAATGACTGGATGTCTGTGGAAAGGGGGAACGGCTCCTCCTGGAGAAGTCTTCGAAGTGTCGTCTTCGGGAACGTTAACCCGGTCCCTCAACAATGGAAGGTATTGTCCCTCGGAGGGTTTTGCCCCCCTCCGTGGAGAGCCGTTTACGGGTTACGGAGGGGGGTGCCTCAACCGTACGTGAACGTACGGCCACCCACCAAAGGCAACGTGAGCGTCTTGCCATTGGTTGGATTCGAACCCCTGACCTATGGAATATAGGTCACTTATAGGGGTATATGGTACCACCTCTTGGTGGGTGGTCGTATGTTCATGTATGGTCAAGGCACCCCCTCCTTGAACCGTACGCAGCTCTCCATGAAGGGGGGCAAAACAACATATTttagaaaatgagcatatacccATTTAGGATTCATTTCTGTAGCCAACACGTTCTCAAGTCTGAGTAGCATAGATTGAGGCCAAGGATCTAAAGATTTGTGTTATTATTTGAAATCATTGATGGAAGAGCTGATTTTGGACTAAGAATACTTGTTAAAGCAATAAAGAGTTTTGATTGGAGTTTCAGGTAGATATCTTAATAAAATCTTTTAATGTCCTTATTTCTTAGGCTAATTTGCATGGAATCTCTTTCAGGAGCTTACTGAACTGAAGAAAACACTTAATGTGGAAGTCGAGCAACTCCGTTCAGTAAGTTCTccctttaaaaataaaagaagatttTCATTCTGAAACGAGGAGATTTTACGATAACTAAAATGTTTCATTCTTGAAATAAGGAATTTCAAGAACTGAGGAACACTCTCCATCAGCAACAAGAAGATGTTACTGCTGGTTTAAGAAATTTGGGGGTAtgtataatttagaatttttgTTTGCATTCCTCATCCTTATCTTAGCTTTGGACTTCTCATTTTCCTTCAAGTACCCAAATCTGACGCTTATGCCACGCACATATTCGGACATGGGCTATGAGGATATAGTCCTAGAATCCTCCAAAACATAGGGTAAAAGTATCGTGGAGGCCCCTTTACTAGGAGTCAGATTTCATTTTActctctttactaaaaaatggataaattagccattgtacattagatcaaagagcaaatttatcatttttgttaaaagtttcatccatttatactgttaaaaattggcgtGTATGATAGAATAACCAGACAATAACTTGTGGCATGCTATGTATTCCTTATATTAACGTACAAtgaccagtttttaacaatagaaatggataaaatttttaacataagGATTAgcttgctctttgatctaacataaagggattaatttgcccattttttagtagagagggcaaaatgcaattcgacctctagtacaagggcctccatggtaTTTTTACCAAAACATAGAGAAAATTGAACATTAACCATGTTAGACACACACTCGTATCCAACATACTCTAGTCTGAGTAACATAGGCTTATTCTACTTGGTTTTTAACATCATCTATGCTTTTAGAAACTGGAATTTGCTCCTAGGTTGAATCATTTTGAACTTTTGCAGCTGCAAGATGTATCAGAGGGTGCAAAAGAGGCTGAAAATCCTAAGGTTAAACTTGAAGGAAAGGATGAGGAAACACATACTTCATCCATAAaggaaaatggaaatgaagtaaaCATATAGATGGGCTTTTATGATGGAATGTGCATTCTTGTACTTATTATTGTTCATGCTGCTTGTTATGAACTACTGTCATGTATCTTAGGCAAAATTCTAGTCTACCTTGCTGTCTACCAGAGGAAAGAGCTTTCATCTTAATCCATTGATATGGTATTGGCATTTACTATGGTCATGGTGAGACCAAAATGATATCAATATTGTCTTCTAGTTTTAGATTGGGTGTTAATAAGTTTTCCTTTATTAAAGCATATGCTTTACTACACAATTTCCTCAAAAGTACCATATAGTactagttttctttttcttatcaaGGTTTAAGAAACTATATTAGAGGCCAAACCAATTACCGATT includes these proteins:
- the LOC107896675 gene encoding uncharacterized protein; amino-acid sequence: MASSDSNPPLPLGSAPSPPKKENITPVGSKIAELNESRTELLNRIQGLKQDLKNWRSKLDTQVKIYRDELTELKKTLNVEVEQLRSEFQELRNTLHQQQEDVTAGLRNLGLQDVSEGAKEAENPKVKLEGKDEETHTSSIKENGNEVNI